Proteins encoded by one window of Terriglobales bacterium:
- a CDS encoding bifunctional acetate--CoA ligase family protein/GNAT family N-acetyltransferase: MTTAASSSKSLKPKPTRDPSHDVLRAERHPLDSIFKPRSVAVIGATERQGSVGRTVFSNLLSTPFGGTVYAVNPQRSDVLGTKSYPNVAAVPERVELAVIVTPAATVPGIIAECVAEDVRGAIVISAGFKEHGEQGKELERQIKEQLRGSHLRLIGPNCLGIMNPLTGLNATFAQGGARPGTVAFISQSGALCTSILDWSARELVGYSAFVSVGSMLDVGWGDLIDYLGDDPRTNSIVIYMESVGDARSFLSAAREVSLTKPIIVIKAGRTEAAAHAAASHTGALTGSDEVLDAAFRRCGVLRVNTIADVFYLADVLSKQPRPRGPRLAMVTNAGGPAVLATDALISLGGQLAPLSPETLQKLDHLLPPHWSHNNPVDVLGDADPKRYAKALEIVAEDPANDGLLAILCPQGMTDPAQTAEALKPFAKIGKPLLASWMGGEEMAAGERVLKEANIPAFPFPDTAARIFNYMWRYTYNLRGLYETPASEANSEPARDRLHAANIIQRARESKRTILTELESKELLLAYGIPTVPTYIAAQEDEAVEKAAEVGFPVVLKLLSETITHKTDVGGVKLNLQNADAVRSAYRAIQTSVREKAGAGHFLGVSVQPMVKADGYELIVGSNIDPQFGPVLLFGTGGQLVEVWRDRALALPPLNTTLARRMMEQTRVFEALRGVRGRKPVDLEALDELLVRFSQMVIEQQWIKEIDINPLLASPERLLALDARVVLHGPEITEQKLPRPAIRPYPTKYISRWKTNNGTDVTIRPIRPEDEPLMVKFHQALSSQSVYLRYFQPLKLSTRTTHERLTRICFIDYDREMALVAEYRQPTNDQSEIVAVGRLSKLHGIDKAEAAVVVADQFQHQGIGTELYRRLIEIARSEHLSAISSTILAENHGMRALCDKLGFKMHSRLEDDTVQAELTLN; encoded by the coding sequence ATGACGACCGCTGCCAGCAGTTCTAAGTCGTTGAAGCCGAAGCCAACAAGAGATCCCTCGCACGACGTTTTGCGGGCCGAACGTCATCCGCTGGACAGCATTTTCAAACCTCGAAGCGTGGCGGTGATTGGCGCCACCGAGCGGCAGGGCAGTGTCGGACGCACCGTATTCTCTAATCTGCTCAGCACTCCTTTCGGAGGCACCGTATACGCCGTTAACCCTCAGCGCAGCGACGTGCTCGGGACAAAGTCATACCCCAACGTTGCAGCCGTTCCTGAGCGGGTAGAGTTGGCGGTGATTGTGACGCCTGCGGCCACGGTTCCGGGCATCATTGCTGAATGCGTTGCTGAAGATGTGCGCGGCGCAATTGTGATCTCCGCCGGGTTCAAAGAGCATGGCGAGCAAGGGAAGGAGCTCGAGCGCCAGATCAAGGAACAGCTCCGGGGCAGCCACTTGCGTTTGATCGGTCCAAACTGCCTGGGGATTATGAATCCGCTGACTGGGCTCAACGCTACCTTTGCTCAGGGCGGCGCTCGCCCTGGAACGGTTGCGTTCATCAGTCAAAGCGGGGCGCTTTGCACATCCATTCTGGACTGGAGTGCGCGTGAACTTGTGGGCTACAGCGCCTTCGTTTCTGTGGGATCTATGTTGGATGTGGGCTGGGGTGACCTGATCGATTACCTGGGCGATGACCCACGAACCAACAGCATTGTCATTTATATGGAGTCGGTTGGGGACGCCCGCAGTTTCCTCTCTGCGGCGCGCGAAGTCTCATTGACCAAACCCATCATCGTCATAAAAGCGGGTCGTACTGAAGCGGCCGCGCATGCCGCCGCATCCCATACCGGCGCTCTGACCGGTAGTGACGAAGTGCTGGATGCAGCTTTCCGCCGTTGCGGCGTTTTGCGGGTCAATACCATCGCCGACGTCTTCTATCTTGCCGATGTCCTATCCAAGCAGCCGCGCCCCAGAGGACCGCGATTGGCGATGGTGACCAATGCAGGGGGCCCCGCCGTGCTTGCCACCGATGCACTCATAAGTTTGGGTGGTCAGTTAGCGCCGCTGTCACCCGAGACCTTGCAGAAATTGGATCACCTGCTGCCGCCCCATTGGAGCCACAACAACCCGGTTGATGTCTTGGGCGACGCTGATCCAAAACGTTATGCAAAGGCGCTCGAGATTGTGGCGGAAGATCCCGCCAATGACGGTCTGCTTGCTATTTTGTGTCCCCAAGGTATGACCGATCCCGCTCAGACTGCGGAAGCTTTGAAACCATTTGCCAAAATCGGTAAGCCGCTTCTAGCAAGTTGGATGGGCGGCGAAGAAATGGCTGCCGGTGAGCGCGTGCTGAAGGAGGCAAACATTCCTGCGTTTCCCTTCCCAGATACCGCGGCTCGCATTTTCAATTACATGTGGCGATACACTTACAACCTGCGTGGCCTCTACGAAACCCCAGCCTCAGAAGCTAATTCTGAGCCTGCGCGCGACCGCCTCCATGCCGCGAACATTATTCAGCGTGCACGGGAATCCAAAAGAACGATCCTCACCGAATTGGAGTCCAAGGAATTGCTGCTCGCTTATGGGATTCCCACGGTACCCACCTACATCGCGGCTCAAGAAGATGAGGCAGTAGAGAAGGCTGCCGAAGTGGGATTTCCGGTGGTACTGAAGCTCCTTTCTGAGACGATCACTCACAAGACTGATGTCGGGGGAGTGAAACTCAACTTACAGAACGCCGACGCGGTCCGCAGCGCTTATCGAGCAATCCAGACTTCAGTACGGGAAAAGGCCGGGGCTGGACATTTCCTGGGTGTAAGCGTGCAGCCGATGGTCAAAGCAGATGGCTATGAGCTTATTGTCGGCAGCAATATTGATCCGCAGTTTGGTCCAGTGCTGTTGTTTGGCACGGGAGGTCAGCTGGTTGAGGTATGGCGCGATCGTGCTCTGGCCCTTCCTCCGTTGAACACCACCCTGGCGCGCCGGATGATGGAGCAAACGCGGGTTTTTGAGGCCCTTCGCGGTGTGCGTGGTCGAAAGCCGGTGGACCTCGAGGCTCTTGACGAGCTGCTCGTGCGTTTCAGCCAGATGGTTATCGAGCAGCAGTGGATCAAAGAAATTGATATCAATCCTCTCCTGGCGTCTCCCGAGCGGCTTCTGGCTTTGGACGCTCGCGTCGTGCTTCACGGGCCGGAGATTACGGAACAAAAGCTACCCCGGCCAGCGATCCGGCCCTATCCGACGAAGTATATTTCTCGGTGGAAAACAAATAATGGCACTGATGTAACCATTCGTCCGATTCGGCCCGAAGACGAGCCTCTAATGGTCAAGTTTCACCAGGCACTCTCGTCGCAAAGCGTTTACCTGCGCTACTTCCAGCCCTTGAAGTTGAGCACGCGTACCACCCACGAACGGCTCACGCGGATATGCTTCATTGATTATGACCGGGAGATGGCTCTGGTCGCGGAATACCGCCAGCCAACCAACGATCAGTCTGAGATAGTGGCGGTGGGGCGTTTAAGCAAGCTGCACGGAATCGACAAGGCTGAAGCTGCGGTTGTAGTGGCGGATCAGTTCCAGCATCAAGGGATCGGAACTGAGCTCTACCGCCGTCTGATTGAGATTGCGCGCAGTGAACATTTGAGTGCGATTAGTTCGACCATACTGGCCGAAAATCACGGCATGCGCGCCCTCTGCGACAAGTTGGGCTTTAAGATGCATTCACGTCTTGAAGACGACACGGTTCAGGCCGAACTGACATTGAACTAA
- a CDS encoding cytochrome c3 family protein — protein sequence MAQTFHRSTNTISRFTIFGAVFFVAALLWVFAEIQRSPYTTYAGVARPQPVPFSHQHHVGGLGIDCRYCHTSVEVSSFAGIPPTKTCMNCHSQIWTNAPLLEPVRQSFRSGESLVWNRVNDLPDYVYFNHSIHVAKGVGCNTCHGPVDRMPLMYNYASLQMEWCLDCHRAPEKYLRPREQVFNMRYSPPDSLAPAELDGTKYYDQRSLGLALVKKYNLRSVHDITSCNTCHR from the coding sequence ATGGCCCAGACCTTTCACCGAAGCACCAACACAATTTCCCGCTTCACCATTTTTGGGGCGGTGTTTTTTGTGGCGGCGCTGCTCTGGGTCTTTGCTGAAATCCAGCGCTCGCCATACACCACGTATGCGGGTGTCGCTCGTCCGCAGCCGGTGCCTTTTAGCCATCAACATCACGTTGGAGGCTTGGGTATTGACTGCCGTTACTGCCACACCTCGGTCGAGGTCTCGAGTTTCGCCGGGATTCCTCCTACCAAGACTTGCATGAATTGTCATTCCCAGATATGGACCAACGCACCGTTGCTCGAGCCGGTACGCCAAAGCTTCCGTTCTGGAGAGTCTCTGGTTTGGAACCGGGTGAACGATTTGCCCGACTACGTTTACTTCAATCACAGTATCCACGTGGCCAAAGGGGTTGGCTGCAATACCTGCCACGGTCCAGTGGATCGTATGCCGCTGATGTACAACTATGCGTCGCTCCAAATGGAATGGTGCCTTGACTGCCATCGCGCGCCGGAAAAATATCTGCGGCCCCGCGAGCAAGTTTTCAATATGCGATATTCACCGCCTGACTCGTTGGCTCCAGCGGAACTGGATGGCACGAAATATTACGACCAGAGATCGTTGGGTCTTGCTCTGGTCAAGAAATACAACTTGCGGAGCGTGCATGACATTACCAGCTGCAATACCTGCCATCGGTGA